One genomic region from Streptomyces sp. NBC_00582 encodes:
- a CDS encoding helix-turn-helix domain-containing protein: MSHHRDELSHEVDMIIELPMYELVDREDCDGHTFLRLLMEHAGDGRKVSVRQLAQAAGVSHSVIGNLLTGKSKQLPEDAAHRSAERLGVDCNVLWVQAGRSVRSRQASPAAPAREAVAV; this comes from the coding sequence ATGTCTCACCACCGAGACGAACTGTCACACGAGGTGGACATGATCATTGAGCTGCCCATGTACGAACTGGTCGACAGAGAGGACTGCGACGGCCACACGTTCCTGCGGCTGTTGATGGAGCACGCCGGCGACGGGCGAAAGGTCTCCGTCCGCCAGCTGGCTCAGGCCGCAGGCGTCTCGCACAGCGTGATCGGCAATCTGCTGACCGGGAAGTCCAAGCAGCTCCCGGAGGACGCGGCCCACCGCTCCGCTGAACGGCTCGGCGTGGACTGCAACGTCCTGTGGGTGCAGGCCGGACGCAGCGTCCGCTCACGCCAAGCCTCCCCCGCTGCGCCAGCCCGTGAGGCGGTCGCGGTATGA
- a CDS encoding universal stress protein — MAGHEFFEPADRKRPVADPTAAEPLAAEEARPTCDPAFKHGVVVGFDGSTSSERALAYAIGMAHRSRAGLIIVHVANRLPTTVWAGCEPPVFVDVPDHRTEVLGLELACADYLAEVPWILVERGGDICHELEEVGREYEADAIVVGSTHGIVGRIFGSVAGRLAKRAKRPVIVIP, encoded by the coding sequence ATGGCCGGTCACGAATTCTTCGAACCCGCGGACCGCAAGCGGCCCGTCGCCGACCCCACGGCGGCCGAGCCCCTGGCGGCGGAAGAAGCACGCCCCACCTGCGATCCCGCCTTCAAGCACGGCGTGGTCGTCGGCTTCGACGGCTCCACCTCCAGTGAGCGCGCCCTCGCGTACGCGATCGGCATGGCCCACCGCTCCCGCGCGGGCCTGATCATCGTCCATGTCGCCAACCGGCTGCCCACGACCGTGTGGGCGGGCTGCGAGCCGCCGGTCTTCGTCGACGTCCCGGACCACCGCACGGAGGTCCTCGGGCTCGAGCTCGCCTGCGCCGACTACCTCGCCGAGGTGCCGTGGATCCTGGTCGAGCGCGGCGGTGACATCTGCCACGAACTCGAAGAGGTCGGACGGGAGTACGAGGCGGACGCGATCGTCGTGGGCTCGACGCACGGCATCGTGGGCCGGATCTTCGGCTCCGTCGCCGGCCGGCTCGCCAAGCGGGCGAAGCGGCCCGTCATCGTGATCCCGTAG
- a CDS encoding GPR1/FUN34/YaaH family transporter, producing the protein MDNDVSAGSTTTIVGRLALGITLLAFGLGYTDLIDGVTAADAVTIAHYIGGVALFVAGLLALRDRDTAGGTAFTVLGAFWFTWAVSAGSGASDNAAGLFLLLFALVVLSLAAAGGDQLTRGTYGLFLVALVLMAVAAFAGNDSLTKVGGWFAVAAGAVAWYAATAAMAHWPTVLPRRAAGRGVTAAG; encoded by the coding sequence GTGGACAATGACGTCTCCGCGGGAAGCACCACCACGATCGTCGGCCGACTCGCCCTGGGCATCACCCTGTTGGCGTTCGGACTCGGGTACACCGACCTGATCGACGGCGTGACGGCGGCGGACGCCGTGACCATCGCTCACTACATCGGCGGCGTCGCCCTGTTCGTCGCCGGCCTGCTGGCCCTCCGAGACCGCGACACGGCGGGCGGTACGGCCTTCACCGTTCTCGGCGCGTTCTGGTTCACCTGGGCCGTCTCCGCCGGCTCCGGGGCCTCCGACAACGCCGCCGGACTCTTCCTGCTCCTGTTCGCCCTCGTGGTGCTCTCCCTGGCCGCGGCGGGCGGGGACCAACTCACCCGGGGGACCTACGGGTTGTTCCTGGTGGCGCTCGTCCTGATGGCGGTCGCCGCGTTCGCCGGCAACGACTCGCTCACCAAGGTGGGCGGCTGGTTCGCCGTCGCGGCGGGGGCGGTCGCCTGGTACGCCGCCACGGCGGCGATGGCCCACTGGCCCACCGTGCTCCCGCGACGGGCTGCCGGCCGCGGTGTGACGGCCGCAGGCTGA
- the orn gene encoding oligoribonuclease has translation MNDRMVWIDCEMTGLSLSDDALIEVAALVTDSELNILGEGVDIVIRPPAKALETMPEVVRQMHTASGLLEELAGGTTLAEAEAQVLSYVREHVKEPGKAPLCGNSVGTDRGFLARDMATLEGYLHYRIVDVSSIKELARRWYPRAYFNSPEKNGNHRALADIRESIAELRYYREAVFVPQPGPDSDTARTIAAKHVLPAQ, from the coding sequence ATGAACGATCGCATGGTGTGGATCGACTGCGAGATGACCGGCCTCTCGCTGTCCGACGACGCGCTCATCGAGGTTGCCGCCCTCGTCACCGACTCCGAGCTGAACATCCTCGGCGAGGGGGTGGACATCGTCATCCGGCCGCCGGCCAAGGCACTGGAGACGATGCCGGAGGTGGTGCGCCAGATGCACACCGCGTCCGGCCTGCTGGAGGAGCTGGCCGGCGGCACCACCCTCGCGGAGGCCGAGGCCCAGGTCCTCTCCTATGTCCGCGAGCACGTCAAGGAACCCGGCAAGGCCCCCCTGTGCGGCAACTCCGTCGGCACCGACCGCGGCTTCCTCGCCCGCGACATGGCGACCCTCGAGGGCTACCTCCACTACCGGATCGTCGACGTCTCCTCCATCAAGGAGCTGGCCCGCCGCTGGTACCCGCGTGCCTACTTCAACAGTCCCGAGAAGAACGGCAACCACCGCGCCCTCGCCGACATCCGCGAGTCGATCGCGGAGCTGCGCTACTACCGCGAGGCCGTCTTCGTACCGCAGCCCGGCCCCGACTCCGACACCGCGAGGACGATCGCGGCGAAGCACGTGCTGCCCGCCCAGTAG
- a CDS encoding Lsr2 family DNA-binding protein translates to MTTAPAPRPNGQRLTAEERAEIEGRTIALLLAGATIERIRDEVGITAPTIIRIRRDAGLPDPGRGSNSPQPRTIADALAATVEEHSDGHARWTGPMAGRMPQLFAEGGRFNARHVIFERHHGRAPVGYVRSNCGNQACVAGAHLADDVLRDTCPEEPVTIRALNNLLDEIDREGGPQAARDNRLHLQTEEPPMATAPQPTTRVAPVRAVPSSPPSPVPAEASQDRRPSEDLPIGKLLKWAEDHPDTTVQATAGRTRAALVGLRNRYDTDHELARLDTEAEQLEQQLAVVRARRQELAPAKAKKPRDPDAAAARAWARQAGVDCPASGRVPKAVMDAWRQATGNIGPAK, encoded by the coding sequence ATGACCACAGCCCCAGCACCCAGGCCCAACGGACAGCGCCTCACGGCCGAGGAGCGCGCAGAGATCGAGGGCCGGACCATCGCGCTGCTCCTGGCCGGCGCCACGATCGAGCGGATCCGCGACGAGGTGGGCATCACCGCGCCGACCATCATCCGGATCCGCCGCGACGCCGGCCTGCCCGACCCCGGCCGAGGCAGCAACAGCCCGCAACCGCGCACCATCGCCGACGCCCTGGCCGCCACGGTCGAGGAGCACAGCGACGGGCACGCCCGGTGGACAGGGCCGATGGCTGGCCGCATGCCCCAGCTGTTCGCCGAAGGCGGCCGGTTCAACGCACGGCACGTGATCTTCGAGCGGCACCACGGGCGCGCGCCGGTCGGCTACGTCCGCAGCAACTGCGGCAACCAGGCCTGCGTGGCCGGCGCGCACCTCGCCGACGACGTCCTGCGTGACACCTGCCCGGAGGAGCCCGTGACGATCCGCGCCTTGAACAACCTGCTCGACGAGATCGACCGCGAGGGCGGACCGCAGGCCGCCCGCGACAACCGCCTCCACCTCCAGACCGAGGAGCCCCCTATGGCCACCGCGCCCCAGCCCACCACCCGTGTCGCTCCCGTACGGGCGGTCCCCTCCAGCCCGCCCTCGCCCGTTCCGGCGGAGGCTAGCCAGGACCGCAGGCCGTCGGAAGACCTGCCGATCGGGAAGCTGCTGAAGTGGGCCGAGGACCACCCCGACACGACCGTCCAGGCCACGGCCGGACGCACGCGCGCCGCACTCGTCGGCCTGCGCAACCGGTACGACACCGACCACGAACTGGCCCGGCTGGACACCGAAGCCGAGCAGCTGGAGCAGCAGCTCGCCGTAGTCCGCGCCCGCCGCCAGGAGCTGGCCCCGGCCAAGGCAAAGAAGCCCAGAGACCCCGACGCCGCGGCCGCACGTGCGTGGGCGAGGCAGGCCGGCGTGGACTGCCCGGCCAGCGGGCGTGTGCCGAAGGCGGTCATGGACGCGTGGCGGCAGGCCACCGGCAACATCGGCCCCGCGAAGTAG
- the glmS gene encoding glutamine--fructose-6-phosphate transaminase (isomerizing), whose product MCGIVGYIGKRDVAPLLLEGLQRLEYRGYDSAGIVVTSPKTAGLKMVKAKGRVRDLEARVPARFKGTTGIAHTRWATHGAPSDVNAHPHMSADSKVAVVHNGIIDNASDLRRKLEADGVEFLSETDTEVLTHLIARSQAETLEEKVRQALRVVEGTYGIAVMHADFPDRIVVARNGSPVVLGIGEKEMFVASDIAALVTHTRQIVTLDDGEMATLKADDFRTYTTEGTRTTAEPTTVEWEAASYDMGGHDTYMHKEIHEQADAVDRVLRGRIDDRFSTVHLGGLNLDAREARQIRRVKILGCGTSYHAGMIGAQMIEELARIPADAEPASEFRYRNAVVDPDTLYVAVSQSGETYDVLAAVQELKRKGARVFGVVNVVGSAIAREADAGIYVHAGPEVCVVSTKCFTNMTVAFALLALHLGRTRDLSVRDGKRIIEGLRKLPGQIAEILSREEEIKKLAEEFADARSMLFIGRVRGYPVAREASLKLKEVSYIHAEAYPASELKHGPLALIEPALPTVAIVPDDDLLEKNRAALEEIKARSGRIVAVAHQEQEKADRTIVVPKNEDELDPILMGIPLQLLAYYTAKALGRDIDKPRNLAKSVTVE is encoded by the coding sequence ATGTGCGGAATCGTCGGATACATCGGGAAGCGTGACGTGGCCCCGCTGCTGCTCGAGGGCCTGCAGCGGCTGGAGTACCGCGGCTACGACTCGGCCGGCATCGTCGTGACCTCGCCGAAGACGGCCGGTCTGAAGATGGTCAAGGCCAAGGGCCGGGTCCGGGACCTGGAGGCCAGGGTCCCGGCGCGCTTCAAGGGCACCACCGGCATCGCCCACACCCGCTGGGCCACCCACGGCGCCCCCTCCGACGTGAACGCCCACCCGCACATGTCGGCCGACAGCAAGGTCGCCGTCGTCCACAACGGCATCATCGACAACGCGTCCGACCTGCGCCGCAAGCTGGAGGCGGACGGCGTCGAGTTCCTCTCCGAGACCGACACCGAGGTCCTCACCCACCTCATCGCCCGGTCCCAGGCGGAGACCCTGGAGGAGAAGGTCCGCCAGGCCCTCAGGGTCGTCGAGGGCACCTACGGCATCGCCGTCATGCACGCCGACTTCCCGGACCGTATCGTCGTCGCCCGCAACGGCTCCCCCGTCGTCCTCGGCATCGGCGAGAAGGAGATGTTCGTCGCGTCGGACATCGCCGCGCTGGTCACCCACACCCGTCAGATAGTCACGCTGGACGACGGCGAGATGGCCACCCTCAAGGCCGACGACTTCCGCACCTACACCACGGAGGGCACCCGCACCACGGCCGAGCCCACCACCGTGGAGTGGGAGGCCGCCTCCTACGACATGGGCGGCCACGACACCTACATGCACAAGGAGATCCACGAGCAGGCCGACGCGGTGGACCGTGTGCTGCGCGGCCGCATCGACGACCGGTTCTCCACCGTGCACCTCGGCGGCCTCAACCTGGACGCGCGGGAGGCGCGCCAGATCCGCCGGGTGAAGATCCTCGGCTGCGGCACCTCGTACCACGCGGGCATGATCGGCGCCCAGATGATCGAGGAGCTGGCCCGTATCCCCGCCGACGCCGAGCCGGCCTCCGAGTTCCGCTACCGCAACGCGGTCGTCGACCCCGACACCCTGTACGTGGCCGTCTCCCAGTCCGGCGAGACGTACGACGTGCTGGCGGCCGTCCAGGAGCTGAAGCGCAAGGGCGCGCGGGTCTTCGGCGTCGTGAACGTGGTCGGCTCGGCGATCGCCCGCGAGGCGGACGCCGGTATCTACGTCCACGCCGGCCCCGAGGTCTGCGTCGTCTCCACCAAGTGCTTCACCAACATGACGGTGGCCTTCGCCCTCCTCGCCCTGCACCTCGGCCGCACCCGCGACCTCTCGGTCCGCGACGGCAAGCGGATCATCGAGGGGCTGCGCAAGCTGCCCGGGCAGATCGCGGAGATCCTCTCCCGCGAGGAGGAGATCAAGAAGCTGGCCGAGGAGTTCGCCGACGCCCGCTCCATGCTCTTCATCGGCCGTGTCCGGGGCTACCCGGTGGCCCGTGAGGCCTCCCTGAAGCTCAAGGAGGTCTCCTACATCCACGCCGAGGCCTACCCGGCCTCCGAGCTCAAGCACGGCCCGCTCGCCCTGATCGAGCCCGCCCTGCCGACGGTCGCGATCGTCCCCGACGACGACCTGCTGGAGAAGAACCGCGCCGCGCTGGAGGAGATCAAGGCCCGCAGCGGCCGGATCGTCGCCGTGGCGCACCAGGAGCAGGAGAAGGCCGACCGCACGATCGTCGTCCCGAAGAACGAGGACGAGCTGGACCCGATCCTGATGGGCATCCCGCTCCAGCTCCTCGCCTACTACACGGCGAAGGCCCTGGGCCGCGACATCGACAAGCCGCGCAACCTGGCGAAGTCGGTCACGGTCGAGTAG
- a CDS encoding helix-turn-helix domain-containing protein produces the protein MSHDSTAAPEAAARKLSGRRRKEIVAVLLFSGGPIFESSIPLSVFGIDRQDAGVPRYRLLVCGGEEGPLRTTGGLELTAPHGLEAISRAGTVVVPAWRSITSPPPEEALDALRRAHEEGARIVGLCTGAFVLAAAGLLDGRPATTHWMYAPTLAKRYPSVHVDPRELFVDDGDVLTSAGTAAGIDLCLHIVRTDHGNEAAGALARRLVVPPRRSGGQERYLDRSLPEEIGADPLAEVVAWALEHLHEQFDVETLAARAYMSRRTFDRRFRSLTGSAPLQWLITQRVLQAQRLLETSDYSVDEVAGRCGFRSPVALRGHFRRQLGSSPAAYRAAYRARRPQGDRPLEAEPPSPSPAGPPPSLHPEGPGPVPPQIRRTATSGALGSTSGLAAEHAREAYATSRASLPGQRSGM, from the coding sequence ATGAGCCACGACTCCACTGCCGCGCCGGAAGCCGCGGCCCGGAAGCTGTCCGGGCGACGCCGCAAGGAGATCGTCGCGGTGCTGCTGTTCAGCGGCGGCCCCATTTTCGAGAGTTCCATTCCGCTGTCGGTGTTCGGGATTGACCGCCAGGACGCCGGCGTACCGCGCTACCGCTTGTTGGTGTGCGGTGGCGAAGAGGGCCCGCTGCGGACCACAGGGGGCCTGGAACTCACCGCGCCACATGGCCTGGAAGCGATCTCACGGGCGGGCACGGTCGTCGTGCCGGCCTGGCGTTCGATCACTTCCCCGCCACCGGAGGAGGCGCTCGACGCGCTGCGGCGGGCGCATGAAGAGGGTGCCCGCATCGTGGGCCTGTGCACCGGCGCGTTCGTGCTGGCCGCCGCGGGTCTGCTGGACGGCCGCCCGGCCACCACCCACTGGATGTACGCACCGACGCTGGCCAAGCGCTATCCGTCGGTGCACGTGGATCCACGAGAGCTGTTCGTGGACGACGGCGACGTCCTGACGTCCGCGGGTACGGCCGCCGGGATCGATCTCTGTCTCCACATCGTGCGGACGGACCACGGCAACGAGGCGGCCGGGGCACTGGCCCGTCGTCTGGTGGTCCCCCCGCGCCGGTCGGGCGGCCAGGAGCGCTACCTCGACCGGTCTTTACCGGAGGAGATCGGCGCCGACCCGCTCGCCGAGGTCGTCGCCTGGGCGCTGGAACACCTCCACGAGCAGTTCGACGTGGAGACACTGGCCGCGCGCGCGTACATGTCGCGCCGCACCTTCGACCGCCGCTTCCGGTCGCTGACCGGCAGCGCGCCGCTCCAGTGGCTGATCACCCAGCGGGTCCTCCAGGCGCAGCGGCTCCTGGAGACCTCCGACTACTCGGTGGACGAGGTCGCGGGCCGTTGCGGCTTCCGCTCGCCGGTGGCGCTGCGCGGGCACTTCCGACGCCAGCTCGGCTCGTCCCCGGCCGCCTACCGGGCGGCGTACCGGGCGCGGCGGCCGCAGGGCGACCGGCCGCTGGAGGCCGAACCGCCGTCGCCGTCACCGGCGGGACCGCCGCCGTCCCTCCACCCGGAGGGCCCGGGCCCCGTCCCTCCGCAGATCCGGCGCACGGCGACCTCCGGCGCGCTGGGCTCCACGTCCGGCCTCGCGGCCGAACACGCCCGCGAGGCGTACGCGACGTCGCGAGCGAGCCTGCCGGGGCAGCGGAGCGGGATGTAG
- a CDS encoding DUF6303 family protein, producing MPEIKKPVIVRAGLRRVCCDSSPDRPRGNVNGAHWELYLVVYNTTDPWPAHKWPASRRHQIPTIAERRKVLADFGYAPALNAEWEWQEDETSAHHGHAITVCVFATLDILPLEQAPAAQGGDR from the coding sequence ATGCCCGAGATCAAGAAGCCCGTCATCGTGCGCGCTGGCCTGCGCCGGGTCTGCTGCGACAGCAGCCCCGACAGGCCGCGCGGCAACGTCAACGGCGCGCACTGGGAGCTGTACCTCGTCGTCTACAACACGACCGACCCGTGGCCCGCCCACAAGTGGCCGGCCTCCCGCCGCCACCAGATCCCGACCATCGCCGAACGCCGCAAGGTGCTCGCCGATTTCGGGTACGCGCCGGCCCTCAACGCCGAGTGGGAGTGGCAGGAGGACGAGACCTCCGCGCATCACGGCCACGCCATCACGGTGTGCGTCTTCGCGACACTCGACATCCTCCCGCTCGAGCAGGCCCCGGCCGCCCAGGGCGGTGACCGCTGA
- a CDS encoding purple acid phosphatase family protein: MGVPDQLAERMSMAEQHEYLRARFSRRTMIRGGAVTLGAVTGGAFVTGATAQAAVPTQPLSHTEQVDGSLVAPFGRHLAWGNDPRTEITVSWQVPVAVKKPFIRIGAHPWDLSRKIEAEVRTLYTPAGVGASGDHNQYYLHAKLTHLRPGKTYYYGVGHAGFDPAEPHLLGTLGTFTTAPAHKAPFTFTAFGDEGVGYHGLANNSLLLGQNPAFHLHAGDIAYADPAGQGKTADTGFDSRIWDQFLAQTESVAKSVPWMVSFGNHDMEAWYSPNGYGGEEARWNLPDNGPDKKNLPGVYSFVYGNTAVISLDPNDVSFEIPANLGISGGTQTTWFEAQLKKFRASKDIDFVVVFFHHCAYCTSTAHASEGGVRQEWVPLFDKYQVDLVINGHNHQYERTDVIKGDTVTKKLPIGGTAYPETEGVVYVTAGAAGRSLYAFTAPDSYEGHLNEVDSVASFVNTKDGKVNETVTWSRVRYLNYSFLRVDVTPAPKGHYTTLTVQGIAETGDRIDHFTVARRAK, encoded by the coding sequence ATGGGCGTACCCGACCAGCTCGCCGAGCGCATGAGCATGGCCGAGCAGCACGAGTACCTGCGCGCACGATTCTCCCGGCGCACGATGATCAGGGGTGGCGCGGTCACCCTGGGCGCCGTCACCGGTGGCGCGTTCGTGACCGGGGCCACGGCCCAGGCCGCCGTTCCCACGCAGCCCCTCTCGCACACCGAGCAGGTCGACGGCTCGCTCGTCGCCCCCTTCGGCCGTCACCTCGCCTGGGGCAACGACCCCCGCACGGAGATCACCGTCTCCTGGCAGGTCCCCGTCGCGGTGAAGAAGCCCTTCATCCGCATCGGCGCCCACCCCTGGGACCTCTCCCGCAAGATCGAGGCCGAGGTCCGCACCCTCTACACCCCGGCCGGTGTCGGCGCGTCCGGCGACCACAACCAGTACTACCTGCACGCCAAGCTCACCCACCTGCGCCCCGGCAAGACCTACTACTACGGCGTCGGGCACGCCGGCTTCGACCCGGCCGAGCCGCACCTGCTGGGCACCCTGGGCACCTTCACCACCGCCCCCGCCCACAAGGCGCCGTTCACCTTCACCGCGTTCGGCGACGAGGGTGTCGGCTACCACGGCCTGGCCAACAACAGCCTCCTCCTCGGCCAGAACCCGGCCTTCCACCTGCACGCCGGCGACATCGCCTACGCCGACCCGGCCGGCCAGGGCAAGACCGCCGACACCGGCTTCGACTCCCGCATCTGGGACCAGTTCCTCGCCCAGACCGAGTCCGTCGCCAAGTCCGTGCCGTGGATGGTGTCGTTCGGCAACCACGACATGGAGGCCTGGTACTCGCCGAACGGCTACGGCGGCGAGGAAGCCCGCTGGAACCTCCCGGACAACGGCCCCGACAAGAAGAACCTGCCGGGCGTCTACTCCTTCGTCTACGGCAACACCGCGGTCATCTCGCTGGACCCCAACGACGTCTCCTTCGAGATCCCGGCCAACCTCGGCATCTCCGGCGGCACCCAGACCACGTGGTTCGAGGCGCAGCTCAAGAAGTTCCGCGCGTCGAAGGACATCGACTTCGTCGTCGTGTTCTTCCACCACTGCGCCTACTGCACCTCCACCGCCCACGCCTCCGAGGGCGGCGTGCGACAGGAGTGGGTGCCGCTGTTCGACAAGTACCAGGTGGACCTGGTCATCAACGGCCACAACCACCAGTACGAGCGCACCGACGTGATCAAGGGCGACACGGTCACCAAGAAGCTCCCGATCGGCGGCACGGCGTACCCCGAGACCGAGGGTGTCGTCTACGTCACGGCGGGCGCGGCCGGCCGCAGCCTGTACGCGTTCACCGCCCCCGACTCCTACGAGGGCCACCTCAACGAGGTCGACTCGGTGGCGTCCTTCGTCAACACCAAGGACGGCAAGGTCAACGAGACCGTCACCTGGTCCCGCGTCCGCTACCTGAACTACTCCTTCCTGCGCGTGGACGTCACCCCCGCCCCGAAGGGCCACTACACCACCCTGACGGTCCAGGGCATCGCCGAGACCGGCGACCGCATCGACCACTTCACCGTGGCCCGCAGGGCCAAGTAG
- a CDS encoding tyrosine-type recombinase/integrase, giving the protein MASIVERPQKSGAITFQVKWREDGEWQNEKFGDDDPAVGRAQAEQFKALVEAHGNRWPHGWVPGQGFVETPAVPGDVPLVDYASRYVRRLNGVDGRTKDDYERDIRLHLSQIQHTNLRGQVEQATIGNLIQEDVDDWVAYMNSGERDPEDPEKWLRAPADPKSIRNRHGLLYCVVQAAIDATPQLRTKNCCTRTQLPRADDHIKEEMTFLEHDEYQRIAQEFTDPDARLLADWLVGTGMRWGEASALQVRDLSLNADIPTANIQRAWKRAPKGSPESFYLGPPKTKKARRLVALTPSQAAMVRELVAGQPPEAYVFRTATGLHWRHSNYYHRKWQPAVKAAVEKGLPKRPRLHDLRHTHVAWLIGRKIPLPAIQARLGHESIQTTVDRYGHLVRELDAEIITALEDVMAGPAPVSRLTRVV; this is encoded by the coding sequence ATGGCGAGCATCGTGGAACGACCGCAGAAGTCCGGCGCCATCACCTTCCAGGTGAAGTGGCGCGAGGACGGGGAGTGGCAGAACGAGAAGTTCGGCGACGATGACCCGGCCGTAGGGCGCGCCCAGGCCGAGCAGTTCAAGGCGCTGGTCGAGGCGCACGGCAACCGGTGGCCGCACGGCTGGGTGCCGGGGCAGGGGTTCGTCGAGACGCCGGCCGTCCCCGGGGACGTGCCTCTCGTCGACTACGCGAGCCGGTACGTCAGGCGCCTCAACGGAGTCGACGGCCGGACCAAGGACGACTACGAGCGAGACATCCGCCTGCACCTCTCACAGATCCAGCACACCAACCTGCGCGGCCAGGTGGAGCAGGCCACCATCGGCAACCTGATCCAGGAGGACGTCGACGACTGGGTCGCCTACATGAACTCCGGTGAGCGCGACCCCGAGGACCCGGAGAAGTGGCTGCGCGCGCCGGCCGACCCCAAGTCCATCAGGAACCGGCACGGCCTGCTGTACTGCGTCGTCCAGGCCGCCATCGACGCGACGCCGCAACTGCGCACGAAGAACTGCTGCACGCGCACCCAGCTCCCTCGAGCGGACGATCACATCAAAGAGGAGATGACGTTCCTCGAGCACGACGAATACCAGCGCATCGCCCAGGAGTTCACGGACCCCGACGCGCGCCTGCTCGCCGACTGGCTCGTCGGCACGGGGATGCGGTGGGGCGAGGCGAGCGCGCTGCAGGTGCGGGATCTGTCGCTGAACGCCGACATCCCCACGGCCAACATCCAGCGGGCATGGAAGCGCGCGCCGAAGGGCAGCCCAGAGAGTTTCTACCTCGGCCCGCCGAAGACCAAGAAGGCCCGGCGGCTGGTGGCTCTGACGCCCAGCCAGGCGGCCATGGTGCGGGAGCTGGTGGCCGGCCAGCCCCCGGAGGCGTACGTGTTCCGTACGGCGACCGGGCTGCACTGGCGGCACTCGAACTACTACCACCGGAAGTGGCAGCCAGCGGTGAAGGCGGCTGTGGAGAAGGGGCTGCCGAAGCGGCCGCGGCTGCACGACCTGCGGCACACGCACGTGGCGTGGCTGATCGGCAGGAAGATCCCGCTGCCGGCGATCCAGGCCCGGCTGGGGCACGAGAGCATTCAGACGACGGTGGACCGGTACGGCCACCTGGTGCGCGAGCTCGATGCGGAAATCATCACCGCGCTCGAGGACGTCATGGCCGGCCCCGCACCGGTCTCGCGTCTCACTCGGGTGGTGTAG
- a CDS encoding helix-turn-helix domain-containing protein yields the protein MTARHTYPEAAAILRVEESWLRRHIKQLPHSKKGRKVTFSDADLDRIDALHHHEPTTGPLATPAAPASAPGSHPLSNLRPLPRRGKALANVS from the coding sequence ATGACCGCCCGCCACACCTACCCCGAGGCAGCGGCGATCCTCCGCGTCGAGGAGTCGTGGCTGCGTCGGCACATCAAGCAGCTCCCGCACTCGAAGAAGGGCCGGAAGGTCACGTTCTCGGACGCCGACCTGGACCGCATCGATGCCCTGCATCACCACGAGCCGACGACCGGCCCGCTCGCCACACCTGCGGCGCCTGCTTCGGCACCCGGCTCACACCCGCTCAGCAACCTGCGGCCGCTGCCCCGCCGGGGCAAGGCCCTCGCGAACGTCTCCTGA
- a CDS encoding XRE family transcriptional regulator: MVEHAARTDLSDLVRTRRAELGLSLRALALRCINPERPEAGPVVDHNWIDRLEKGILKDIPDYARLAGLHNGLQVPLDLVREAAGAQFWGMDTVWSDDGAVRALVHNFRDMSPEDQAWVQAIIQARRTRE, from the coding sequence ATGGTTGAGCATGCTGCGCGCACCGACCTCTCGGATCTCGTGCGCACACGCCGAGCGGAGCTCGGCCTATCCCTGCGTGCCCTCGCGTTGCGGTGCATCAATCCGGAGAGGCCCGAGGCTGGTCCGGTCGTCGATCACAACTGGATCGACCGCCTTGAGAAGGGCATCCTCAAGGACATCCCGGACTATGCCCGCCTCGCGGGCCTGCATAACGGCCTACAGGTGCCCCTCGATCTCGTCCGGGAAGCGGCCGGCGCTCAGTTCTGGGGCATGGACACCGTCTGGAGCGACGACGGCGCCGTGCGGGCCCTCGTACACAATTTCCGCGACATGTCGCCCGAAGATCAAGCATGGGTGCAAGCGATCATTCAGGCCCGTCGTACTCGCGAGTAG